From a region of the Rhipicephalus microplus isolate Deutch F79 chromosome X, USDA_Rmic, whole genome shotgun sequence genome:
- the LOC119161396 gene encoding antimicrobial peptide microplusin produces MKAFVVCALLATFAAVSFAHHLELCKKQDDQLRTELQCIGLHISAEANQSFNKALKTLGCKDWSCVIRKLCVGNDLEAAMANHFTKSQISEIHSASTVCDPEAGHHHHHH; encoded by the exons ATGAAGGCTTTTGTGGTCTGTGCCCTGCTTGCAACGTTCGCCGCTGTGAGCTTCGCCCACCATCTCGAGCTCTGCA AGAAACAAGACGATCAGCTGAGAACTGAACTCCAGTGCATTGGGCTGCATATCTCAGCAGAG GCGAACCAAAGTTTTAACAAGGCATTGAAAACTCTCGGCTGCAAAGACTGGAGCTGCGTTATCCGGAAGTTGTGCGTTGGAAACGACCTT GAAGCTGCCATGGCGAACCATTTTACG AAATCTCAAATCTCGGAAATACACAGTGCTTCCACAGTTTGCGATCCAGAGGCTggtcaccaccatcaccaccactgA